The genomic DNA GCTGGGGTCTCTGCACAGTGCACCTTAAGTGGGAGAGGATAAGAGAATGGGATCATATCCAGGACAGCATTTAAAACTGGCTGAAagggaaacactgaacatttcagtttgcatcTGAAGTTGTAACAGAATCTTGGGTAGAAGCGGGAAAACTTTCTTCTCGCATTCTGCATGACACAAATTGACATCCAAACACTTGTGTTCctgtaatgtgtgtttccattatttATTGGTATGAAGCAACATTCCCTGTTTTTAGAGTGTGTTGTATGTTTTCAAAGTGTGTCTTTGAAGAAACAAAATTACTTTTGTGAATTGATCTGAAATCCCTGCACTGTTCATCATCTCATGAATCATCCTCACTTGTCATCATCTTTTCAACATCACTAAAAGGTGACTCAGTCACATTATAcagcatttgcatgtgtgtgaatctgGATGTCAGTGTtaagagctgaaacagttgattgattgatcagtCGAAAACAAAGCATGGCAttcaagacatttttttaagcaaaaataacaaattattCCCTCCAAATTATGAGAATTTATTGCTTTTCTATAATTTATGTGATTGTGCACTGATTATggtgagacaaaacaagacattttaagatGTCCCCTTGGGTTTGAGGAAATTGTAACCGGCATTTTTCActactttctgacattttttgacCAAACATTTATTTCAGGAAATAACCTGCAGATTAAGCGACACTGAAAAATATCTTTAGCTGCAGGATTGTGATGTTTCTATTTTGCGTTTCTATTTTTGCATTACATTGGAAGAGTCGTTGCTGCATCTGCAACAGCCAACAGAGATACAACAAGTAACAGACAATAAAGTAGAACTTGTGGTCATGATACAGTAGATTGATATGGTTCTCAGCAGTTTCTCATTGATAAGCACTGAGCTATTTACAGAAATAGAATAGATATGTACAACACTGCTGAGCACAGTTTGGATGTGATGCAGAAGTAAGACAGTTCCCCTCTTAGTATCACCATCTTTTCACCCATGACCATCATCTACACCGACATATGCGTGTCGAAACTGCAGTGGAGCAGTTATTTCTAGCTAAATGACATCCTAACATGTCAGAGTGTTATGCTTATCAGTTATTTAATTGAACTCAGACTTCAGGTTGCTCACAGAGATAGAGATCAAAAACATCACGTAGCAgcggaggagaaaagaggaagttCTTCCTGACTATCagtgcaaaaaaacaaagatgaacagagcagagagaaaagacagggaGAAGCGAAAAGTGTGCGGGAGGTAGAGGtgaacattttacagttaaCTTCCTAAtttcaggagaggagaagatCTGTGTGAAAGGAAGAAGTGAAAGGTTTCAGGTTGAAAACCAGAATATGTAGGTGTACAACACTGTATGAGTGCCTGGTTACACTCCTTCCACACCTTCAGAGAAACATGTTTCATATCATACACAGaaaccagacacacactcagatgatctttttttttttttttctacaaatgacatacatacatacatacatacatacatacatacatacatacatacatacaaagtgACATATGAGTCACAGGTAAATTTTTTTATGAAGTatgactacttttactttttatgctttaagtacattttgctgaaaatGCTACTGcgcttttacttaagtagaaTGTTGAATGAATGTAGTATTTTATATTGAGGTATTGCTAATCTATAATATATAAAGAAGTATAAATCGATGAAGCAGAACAGTCTTTTTAGTTCCATGCATTATTCTTCCCTCTCAAAACTCGTCCTCTACATTACCCATGAAGTAACTTGACTGCAgatggttcagtctgaggttgGGGTGTGTTATTGTGCggttattttttcattttccccaagactccccaagacctgtaaacagactttgatgtctAAAATTGGTGGAGTTGCCCTTTAAGTAAAGTCTCTAAATGCTTCTTCCACCTGTTACTAAGGACATTTAACCATGTCTTGTACTCTTTTGAATGCAGAAAGAAGATGGAAACAGACAGAGTAAATTTCCCATCAGCAAAAAGTCCTCCTCTCAGGGATGAGCCAAGACAAGCCTCTCAGCACAGTTTCTACCTAAGCCCACCTCCGTTCTACATTAAGCCCCCCAAATTCTCCCCTCCCAGATACCCCAGCACATCACCCACCAGAGACACCTACACTGTTTTCAGCCCTCCTGCTTTCTTTCCCATGCTTGGCCCCGGTTACACCCAAAAGGAAGGATCCCAAAAACGCAAAAGAACTCCTTTCAAGATGGACGCACCAGGAGGTGAATCTCccgacagaggagcagaggaggcagaggaaagaaGCAGTAAGAAGACGGTGGACCTCTCCCACATCCCCTTCTCCCTCGCACCTCGCCCcaatctctctccatctcctaaGCCCACCCCTGGTATGATTGAACTAAACAGACTGCAGCTTCATCACAGATCAGCAGGTATGAGTCTACCTGCGCAGGTGAAACAGGAGCCTCTCAGTGCTTCCCCTGTTTGGCCTCCCTCTCCACTCCTTCTCCACCCTCCCTACTTCCCATCTCTGCACCACAGCCTCCTCCCATACCCCTTCTTCATGCCCAGCCCCGTCATGCACCTCTCCCCCAGTTCTTTCTACCCGCGAGAGGACCTCCGCCCCAGGCATCGCGACCGTGATGGACCTCCTCGCGGTGGGACAACCAGTGCTGAAAAGCTTGGTCTCAGCGTCCACGTGGATGACAGTTATTATGTAGACGTGGGAGGAGACCAGAAGCGATGGAAGTGTCGTATGTGTGAGAAGTCTTACACCTCCAAATACAACCTGGTCACACACATCCTGGGACACAACGGCATCAAGCCACACGGATGCCACCTGTGTGGGAAGTTGTTCAAGCAGCTGagccacctgcacacacacctgctcacacaccAGGGCATGAGGCCCCACAAGTGCCAGGTGTGCCACAAGGCCTTCACTCAGACCAGCCACCTGAAGAGACACATGATGCAGCACAGTGACGTGAAACCATACAGGTATGTGTTCAGTAGCAGCACattgagtgcaatgtttaaactggagtcaaattccttgtatgtacacacatgcttggccagtaaagctgattctgattcctCTTCTTTTGCACTCTTTATCTGCCcctccagctgcagtgtgtgtggcagaggtTTTGCTTACCCAAGTGAGCTTCGTGCCCATGAGCTGAAGCACGAGAAAGGCCAGGAGAacgtgtgtgtggagtgtggaCTGGATTTCCCCACCCTGGCCCAACTGAAGAGGCACCTGACTGCACATCGTGGTCCCACCTTGTACAGGTgagcaaaaaaaacccaaaacagtTCTCTTTGCTGAAATATCATTATGATTGTGTTGCTAAAGaagtagttcaacattttgtgaaatgctctcatttgttttcttagATGAGAAATTTGACTGTatactaaatatgaagctatggctagcagccaattagcttagcttagcataaagatggAAAAAGGAGGACACAGCTTGCATGGATCGGTCAAACAATAACGAAATTTGCCTATCaccacctccaaagctcaccaAGTAACACATTATATATGATTTGTTTAATCAGTAGAAAAACTATCCATGATAGTTTTCTCCACTTTTTCAGTTTgttctaagctaagctaagctcagCTAACCAgttgctagctgtagcttcatatttaccacacagacatgagtcATATCGATCATCTGATTCCCCctttggcaagaaagcaaacatacatacatacatacatacatttcccaaaatgttgaactactgCTTTAACATTTCAGTTCTCTATTTGGCTCTGTAAAGAGGCTGCCATATACCTGTTGTCCCTGCAGGTGTGCAGAGTGCCAGAAGACTTTTCAATACCCGAGCCAGCTTCAGAACCACAtgatgaaacacaaagacatcagACCATACATCTGCAGTGAGTGTGGGATGGAGTTCATCCAGTCACACCACCTGAAACAGCACACGCTCACTCACAAAGTAGGTTTAATTATgaggacaaagagaagcagcatgtGTCAGTGGTTTTTGACAGGAGTTGGAAGCACAAGAAAGGCTTTCTTGGCATCAGGCAGTTATCAATTTTGCTGTCACACCAAGACATTTCCATTAATCCTTGTGTACATTTTGGATAGTGAAGATGGCTGACAGAGTTTGGACACGAGCCTAACAGGTTGCTTTGGCAGCTGCCTCAAAGCAATTTCCCGTAAATTCTGTCCTGAAGCTATTTTTAACCCCTAAACATCCAGTTTGCCTCTTATATCTCCCCTCTGGTAGCTTTAAGGTGAGAAAAGCCACCTGATTCCACACAGTTTGACAGTATTACATGGAAATATACTAGATGAGCTTGCACAGTCTTAACTAAAGTAATATGTTTACACTGATAAAAACCATGACATTGTGTGTTTATGGCTGCACTTTTCCATCAAATAAGGgtttttgatgttttggtgtcattTCGTCCACATTTCCCAAAAATGGTATCTCTGTAACTGTGCgatctcaaaaaaaaaaaaaaaaagttagtaAAATAAGGCTCTGGAGGATTTTTTAGATTAAAACGATCCAAATTTtaagcagcagacagactcaTCTCACACTTCCACATTCTCTCGTTCTTCAGGGGGTGAAGGAGCACAAGTGTCGCATCTGTGGGCGTGAGTTCACCCTGTTGGCCAACATGAAGCGCCATGTCCTCATCCACACCAACATACGGGCCTACCAGTGCCACATGTGCTTCAAGAGTTTTGTccaaaaacagactctcaagGCTCACATGATTGTCCACTCGGACATCAAGCCCTATAAATGCAAGGTTGGTCAAATTTAACATATCAGGACCACAATCGTTCCGTAACCTCAACCAAGTGGTTATTGTTACTGTAACAACAAACACCTGATAACTAGGTATCAGTGGTTAAAGAGACCGTGGTTACCTGCCATCACATAACAATAGATAATGCCTCAATGCATTGTCTTATTAAGGGCAGTTACTAACGATGTATTTTGTCGATTACATGCAGGACTTGTTGGGTAATTACGAAGCTATCACCAGtggctggttagcttagcttagcacaaggactggaaacagggggagaCAGGTAGCCAGCTCTGgtgttatgctaagctaaccgcctGCGGGCTCTAACTTCAGATTTGGTGCCAGACATGAGAATGGTTTTGATCTTCTCATCGCAGtctcagcagagaaaacaaatcaGACGTCAAGACTCCAGCACTGTTGTaaactaaaactaaataaacaaaagcataTTTGATCACAGCCCAGAACCAAACCTGTAATATTTAGCGGTAATTAAAAGATTTCACCACTTTTTTGGAGTGTCTGTTTTGACCTTGGTGTTTGGTACAAGGACTCAGACGATGACCAGATAGCAATGAGGCTTTTGGCAGGAGGACCCTCCTTGTCCATAGGAAGGATATCGCCGCACAAACTGCCTCTCTAACAATGGCCCCCCAGCCTCCCCGGAGAACAGGGCCCTCAAATAGATTTCATCTcgctttctctgctgctggagggagcTTCCTGTTTTCTCACGGTCCTCTTGGACAGTTTACagtccctctctcctcctgaagGAAAGGACCACCCTAATAAAAAAGaatgcagaggaaggacagcgCAGGAGTTGCCCTTCCCTGTTCTCCTCCTGGCCCTGTCTCAAtgttgcttcctctctctctccctctttctgtttttcttgtgtgtgtgtcagggatagagagaggggaagacaaagaggaaaagaggaaaacaaggatagaaggagggaaaaaagggcgtgtgtgtccatgtatatCTGCACATTCATTCATGATTACGTGTAGCTCTACAACACGGCACATTGCAATAAATAGTCATCTGACAAAGGCAGGGGATAAAAAACAATAGGTGGATGGTGTTGGCCTATTGTTTTGTATCCTCAAATAGTGTTTACTGCAGCCAGTCGTGCAAAGTAACTatgtatatttactcaagtactctgCTTGCATGCAAGTTAGAGagaaacattttactttttactcacccaactacatttatctgacagttaGAGTCACTAGTTGATTATCAGATTGAGAACTGACATACAAAATAAATGGTCAGCCTTTTACTGTAGAGTAAATTATCACTGTGGCATCGACACTTTAGAATAAAAAGAGAGCATCCTTTGGCCCTCCAGGAAATAAGCTTATTCTTTGCTGGGATGAAAACACACCACTCTTAcatctgtatggtaaatatgtaGCTTGAGCCAACATCTGGTTAGTTTAGCTTGGCATAAAGACGGGAAACAGGGGGACACAGTGAGACTGACTCTGTCCATAGGCAACAAAATAcactaccagcacctctaaagctcactgactAACGAATTACATCTTATTAGattaatctgtgcaaaaactgaagttaaaaaatgacaattcaTCACAGCTGAGTTGCAAGGGATTGTACATCAGCTGTTCAGAATGCACAGCACATACATTACTGTGAATGTCGTTTAGAAAATTCTTATGTTTCTTTTCTGGTTGATGACGCTCCTCTTCCTTGTCTTTCAGCTTTGTGGGAAGGAGTTCAACAGGATGCACAACCTAATGGGACACATGCATCTCCATTCAGACAGCAAACCCTTCAAATGCCTTTACTGTCCGAGCAAGTTCACACTGAAGGGAAACCTCACCAGACACATGAAGGTCAAACACGGCGTCATGGACAGAGGGCTGGATGAAAGATGTAAGGCCGCACATGACGTAGCTGATGTCTGCATTTTACATGTAAAAGTCGCTTGATATAATTACTTGTATCTCTGACTTCAGTGTTTAGGCAAAGAGGAAGATTCTGCCTGTCCACTCCCATGGGCCTCCTCACCCACTTCAGCCAAGAAGAGCCGTTTGACCTCTCCCAGAAGCCCCCGGGCCTTCATCTCTCCCAGTCTGATGGCGAGAGCGTCCCTGGAAGCTcatgtcaggaggaggaggacgaggagagtTTGTACAGAAGGAGCCAGTACAGCCCTGAGGTGGACCACCacgagctggaggagagagggcagGGGTCTCCAGGTGAACTCAGGCCAAGGGAGAAGCAGAAACAAATGTACCATCATGGTTTAGATGAAGAGACATATGAGAGGgagtcagcagcagagggaCACGCTGTAGATCCCAGAGGTGAGAAGGTGCACCTCTTGGAGTCAGAGGAGACATCCGAGATGGTCTATGAATCTGAGTTGGAGCCAGGCGACCAGGTGCACCACTATGAGACAAGCCGAAGGCAGTCGTATGGTTATGACTCTGATTCAGAGCTAGGGGATCCTCACCAAGAGCTagaaagcaaacagcaggcGGACGGCTTTTGCGATGCCACAGAGAGGAACGAGAGCAGATCAGGTGTAGATGAATTCATGTTAGTTACGGGTCaacaggatgaagaagaagacaaagaatgaGAGAATTTTGATAAGAAGATGCAGGTTTTATGGAAGGCAGAAGGGGTTTTTGTTGACAGGAAAATGGAGAGGATGTTCAGGAGACACGCCCCTGAAGGGAGAGCAGAGTGTGGAGGTCTTTAAATAAAACTCGCTATGAAGGATGTATAGTAGGCTAAGAAAAGAGAGATGAACATATGGTGTTTATTAAAAGAGCAACGGAAATACAAAGCTGTGAAGCGTACTGCACATGCAGAACATATCAACGGAGGGTTAATGTGCATTTATAAGTGGAAATGTATGATTAGGGTGGAgcttctttgtagataaaatgcaaaattatATTTAagaagttttttaaaaaaaaaaatcattttgcaaGACTGACTCAAATATGCAACTTTGCTTTAACCGTCTGTGTAAATTCATggtattaaaataaaataagtgtTGTTGCTCAAGCCATTGTGCATGTTTTGGAattattttggtatttttgtttgtgggaCATTG from Chaetodon trifascialis isolate fChaTrf1 chromosome 6, fChaTrf1.hap1, whole genome shotgun sequence includes the following:
- the znf366 gene encoding zinc finger protein 366; translation: METDRVNFPSAKSPPLRDEPRQASQHSFYLSPPPFYIKPPKFSPPRYPSTSPTRDTYTVFSPPAFFPMLGPGYTQKEGSQKRKRTPFKMDAPGGESPDRGAEEAEERSSKKTVDLSHIPFSLAPRPNLSPSPKPTPGMIELNRLQLHHRSAGMSLPAQVKQEPLSASPVWPPSPLLLHPPYFPSLHHSLLPYPFFMPSPVMHLSPSSFYPREDLRPRHRDRDGPPRGGTTSAEKLGLSVHVDDSYYVDVGGDQKRWKCRMCEKSYTSKYNLVTHILGHNGIKPHGCHLCGKLFKQLSHLHTHLLTHQGMRPHKCQVCHKAFTQTSHLKRHMMQHSDVKPYSCSVCGRGFAYPSELRAHELKHEKGQENVCVECGLDFPTLAQLKRHLTAHRGPTLYRCAECQKTFQYPSQLQNHMMKHKDIRPYICSECGMEFIQSHHLKQHTLTHKGVKEHKCRICGREFTLLANMKRHVLIHTNIRAYQCHMCFKSFVQKQTLKAHMIVHSDIKPYKCKLCGKEFNRMHNLMGHMHLHSDSKPFKCLYCPSKFTLKGNLTRHMKVKHGVMDRGLDERLFRQRGRFCLSTPMGLLTHFSQEEPFDLSQKPPGLHLSQSDGESVPGSSCQEEEDEESLYRRSQYSPEVDHHELEERGQGSPGELRPREKQKQMYHHGLDEETYERESAAEGHAVDPRGEKVHLLESEETSEMVYESELEPGDQVHHYETSRRQSYGYDSDSELGDPHQELESKQQADGFCDATERNESRSGVDEFMLVTGQQDEEEDKE